In Intestinibacillus sp. Marseille-P6563, a single genomic region encodes these proteins:
- the fliN gene encoding flagellar motor switch protein FliN, which yields MGSSLFSPMAIDAIGEIFNISLGSSATAVSNMLARRVDITTPTVSVVSASEFSLGDVQPAIGVKIDYVAGLSGSNIMLLKRSDVRAIVDILMGTSTDDEDFQINELNMSAICEVMNQMMGAASTAMSDFLSRMVNISTPKAFEIQSLDEFIEKYFPADGMLVVVRFQLSIEDAVESEFMSALSMDLVRELLQGFGIGGADVGLPEGEPAPAVAPPAAEQPVEAPAASSDAGGGATLSQEEIERLMASAAPSEPAPAPAPEPAAASSDAGGGATLSQEEIERLMARAAASEPAPAPASPQPEQPAAAAPQPQQQPAQMPPMQMPQQPVAQQMPQQMQQAVPMQPAAQMQQPMQPQAGAPNMMQPYAGMPYPPYGYPPMYYGMPPQQQAPQQKPAEPKMIKTTKPEMPTLDSQTTQLSEEQESNLDLLMTVPVDVAVEIGRTRRRVKDILNYTKGSLVVLDRLAGDRADLYVNGKCIAKGDIVVVDDSFGLRIAEIIEPLALEDL from the coding sequence ATGGGATCGAGTTTGTTTAGTCCAATGGCGATTGATGCGATTGGAGAAATTTTTAACATCAGTCTTGGCTCCTCTGCGACCGCGGTTTCCAATATGCTCGCAAGGCGTGTGGATATCACGACACCGACGGTAAGTGTAGTTTCAGCCAGTGAATTCTCGTTGGGGGATGTGCAGCCGGCAATCGGCGTGAAGATCGACTATGTGGCAGGTCTGAGCGGCAGCAACATCATGCTGCTCAAGCGCAGCGACGTGCGTGCCATTGTCGATATCCTCATGGGCACATCCACAGACGATGAAGATTTTCAGATCAATGAGCTGAACATGAGCGCCATCTGTGAGGTCATGAACCAGATGATGGGCGCTGCATCGACAGCCATGTCGGATTTCCTGAGCCGTATGGTCAATATTTCGACGCCGAAGGCTTTTGAAATCCAAAGTCTGGATGAATTTATCGAGAAATACTTCCCGGCAGATGGCATGCTGGTTGTCGTTCGGTTCCAGCTGTCGATCGAAGATGCGGTCGAAAGCGAGTTCATGAGCGCATTGAGCATGGATCTGGTTCGGGAACTGCTGCAAGGCTTTGGCATCGGCGGCGCCGATGTTGGCCTGCCAGAGGGCGAACCGGCACCGGCGGTGGCACCGCCCGCAGCCGAGCAGCCGGTAGAAGCACCGGCAGCAAGCAGTGATGCTGGCGGCGGGGCAACCCTCAGCCAGGAAGAGATCGAGCGCTTGATGGCGAGCGCTGCACCGAGCGAACCGGCACCGGCTCCGGCGCCTGAACCGGCCGCAGCAAGCAGCGATGCCGGCGGCGGGGCGACCCTCAGCCAGGAAGAAATCGAACGGTTGATGGCGAGAGCTGCAGCGAGTGAACCGGCTCCGGCTCCGGCCAGCCCGCAGCCCGAGCAGCCCGCGGCCGCTGCACCGCAGCCACAGCAGCAACCGGCACAGATGCCTCCCATGCAAATGCCGCAGCAGCCCGTAGCACAGCAGATGCCGCAGCAAATGCAGCAAGCGGTTCCGATGCAGCCGGCAGCACAAATGCAGCAGCCGATGCAGCCGCAGGCTGGTGCTCCGAATATGATGCAGCCGTATGCTGGTATGCCGTATCCGCCGTATGGCTATCCGCCGATGTATTATGGCATGCCGCCGCAGCAGCAGGCACCGCAGCAAAAACCGGCAGAGCCCAAGATGATCAAAACAACCAAGCCGGAAATGCCGACCCTGGATTCGCAGACAACTCAGCTGAGCGAAGAGCAGGAAAGCAATCTGGATCTTCTGATGACCGTGCCGGTGGATGTGGCCGTCGAAATTGGCCGCACCAGACGTCGCGTCAAGGATATCCTCAATTATACAAAGGGTTCGCTGGTCGTTTTGGACCGCTTGGCGGGTGACCGTGCAGACCTGTATGTCAATGGCAAATGCATCGCCAAAGGCGATATCGTCGTAGTCGATGATAGCTTTGGACTGCGCATTGCAGAAATCATTGAACCGCTGGCTCTGGAAGACCTTTAA
- a CDS encoding flagellar motor switch protein FliM: MPEVLSQSQIDALLSAARNGEMDMSSDTEKSDEEKYPKYDFYSPKKFTRDRLKMISSVFESYVRILSSRFSALLHMSCELEVESVEELRYFEFSNALSERDVLTLVDNSIDDAADKEPILFHITTGIMLSMIDRLLGGSGDVEGEVGSDYQYTDIELRLYADFMGNLVEGLSNAWRNYIDIDFNFQRIEVNPTLVQLIGLEEAVVIVGLTIRTPVSKGRFSICLPGTMLSDIFGQMNRETASLRQPNKQDSEEIMDYLRGSELEITAEFQHTTLQLADIFHLHVGDVICLDQPKDSKVFLNIGGKRWFDGKMGVFQKNKAVRIDQTYVLPELDHLQDKGE; encoded by the coding sequence ATGCCTGAAGTTTTATCGCAAAGCCAGATTGACGCATTGTTGTCCGCTGCGCGAAATGGCGAGATGGATATGTCATCGGATACGGAAAAATCGGATGAAGAAAAATACCCCAAATATGACTTTTACAGTCCAAAGAAATTCACACGCGATCGTCTAAAGATGATCAGCAGCGTCTTTGAAAGCTATGTGCGAATTTTATCCTCCCGGTTCAGCGCCTTGCTGCATATGTCGTGCGAGCTGGAAGTCGAATCGGTCGAGGAATTGCGGTATTTTGAATTCTCCAATGCGCTTTCCGAACGAGATGTACTCACCTTGGTGGATAATTCCATAGACGATGCAGCCGATAAGGAACCGATTCTGTTCCACATCACGACCGGCATCATGCTCAGTATGATCGACCGGCTATTGGGCGGAAGCGGGGACGTCGAAGGCGAAGTCGGATCGGATTACCAATATACGGACATTGAGCTGCGGCTCTATGCGGACTTTATGGGAAATCTGGTAGAAGGCTTATCCAATGCCTGGCGAAATTATATTGATATTGATTTCAACTTTCAACGCATCGAGGTCAACCCGACCTTGGTACAGTTGATCGGCTTGGAAGAAGCGGTTGTGATCGTGGGTCTGACCATTCGAACCCCGGTAAGCAAGGGACGATTCAGTATCTGCTTACCCGGAACGATGTTAAGCGATATTTTCGGTCAAATGAACCGGGAAACAGCCAGCCTGCGCCAGCCGAACAAGCAGGATAGTGAAGAGATCATGGATTATCTGCGTGGCTCGGAATTGGAGATCACGGCAGAATTCCAACATACAACGCTGCAACTAGCGGATATTTTTCATCTGCATGTGGGCGATGTGATCTGTTTGGATCAGCCAAAGGATTCCAAAGTCTTCCTAAATATCGGGGGAAAACGTTGGTTTGACGGTAAAATGGGCGTGTTCCAAAAAAACAAAGCGGTTCGGATAGACCAGACGTATGTGTTGCCCGAATTGGATCACTTGCAGGATAAAGGAGAGTAG
- a CDS encoding OmpA/MotB family protein: MKRRRKGGGGANWQDTYGDMVTLLLCFFVLLYSMSTINETKWAMIVQSFQRETTSETMGTPGQGTGLENEEKDTITEEEVNQALDQMAMALKDYSDKNNLNEQMAVTRGADYVFITFQDAVFFEGGSFTLMDSGKLMLDQVAQAIAPESQLIDELRVMGHTSQGSPTQANNPTVDRFLASNRAAAVTVYLQEKNILDPDKLVSVGYGQWRPIAGFDTKEERARNRRVEIMITGLDPESAENGVDKYFSVREGNE, translated from the coding sequence ATGAAGAGACGGAGAAAAGGCGGAGGCGGCGCGAACTGGCAGGATACATATGGCGATATGGTCACGTTGCTTCTCTGCTTCTTTGTTCTGCTGTATAGCATGTCGACGATCAATGAAACCAAATGGGCAATGATCGTGCAAAGTTTCCAGCGGGAAACCACCTCGGAAACAATGGGGACTCCGGGTCAGGGAACTGGGCTGGAAAATGAAGAAAAGGATACGATTACAGAGGAAGAAGTCAATCAGGCGCTCGATCAGATGGCGATGGCCCTGAAAGATTACAGTGATAAAAACAACCTAAACGAACAGATGGCCGTAACCCGCGGCGCAGATTATGTATTTATCACCTTCCAGGATGCTGTATTTTTTGAAGGCGGCAGCTTTACGCTGATGGATTCCGGTAAGCTTATGCTCGATCAGGTTGCACAGGCAATCGCGCCGGAAAGCCAATTGATCGATGAGTTGCGTGTCATGGGACATACCTCGCAGGGTTCCCCGACACAAGCAAACAATCCAACCGTGGACCGTTTTCTAGCTTCCAACCGTGCAGCGGCGGTCACAGTTTATTTACAGGAGAAAAACATCCTTGATCCGGACAAGTTAGTCAGTGTTGGATATGGACAGTGGCGTCCGATCGCTGGTTTTGATACGAAGGAAGAGCGTGCCCGCAACCGGAGAGTTGAGATCATGATCACAGGACTGGATCCGGAAAGTGCGGAAAATGGAGTTGACAAGTATTTTTCCGTTCGAGAGGGCAATGAGTAA
- a CDS encoding motility protein A — MNLTFVLGIVGGFVLLVLGMSIGGDPGPFDFTQLQNFGDAASIFIVLGGTLATIIAGHPGKMIAKFPRHIGIIFNQKKFNPAAVIDEAVEFAQIARKSGLLALEERANQLNDPFFKKAIMLIVDGNDADKVREMLTSDIEQLSTRHDDVASMYEKASAAAPAFGMVGTLIGLINMLVNMDPESGSSSIGKDMGVALITTFYGVLLANLIFNPIANNLRTRDEEECLCRQLVVEGVMAIQSGENPKFIREKLEGFLEQSASGEGGGRKGRGKKKKAGADEE; from the coding sequence ATGAATTTAACTTTTGTACTTGGTATTGTTGGCGGCTTTGTCCTGCTGGTTTTGGGTATGTCAATTGGCGGCGATCCAGGCCCGTTCGATTTCACACAGTTGCAGAACTTTGGTGATGCAGCCAGTATTTTCATTGTACTGGGCGGTACCTTGGCAACCATTATCGCAGGTCATCCAGGGAAAATGATTGCCAAGTTCCCGCGGCATATCGGCATCATCTTTAACCAGAAGAAATTTAACCCGGCAGCGGTCATTGATGAAGCAGTCGAGTTCGCACAGATCGCTCGTAAAAGCGGCCTGCTGGCGCTGGAAGAACGTGCCAATCAATTGAACGATCCCTTTTTCAAAAAGGCGATCATGCTGATTGTCGATGGTAATGATGCCGATAAAGTTCGAGAAATGCTCACCAGCGACATTGAACAGCTGAGCACACGTCATGATGATGTGGCGTCCATGTATGAAAAAGCTTCGGCTGCGGCACCGGCATTCGGCATGGTCGGTACGCTGATCGGTCTGATCAACATGCTGGTGAATATGGACCCGGAAAGCGGCAGTTCGTCCATTGGTAAGGATATGGGTGTTGCATTGATCACCACCTTCTATGGCGTTCTTTTGGCAAACCTGATCTTTAACCCGATTGCAAACAACTTGCGCACCCGTGACGAAGAAGAATGTCTGTGCCGCCAGTTGGTGGTAGAAGGCGTTATGGCGATCCAGTCCGGTGAAAACCCGAAGTTTATTCGGGAAAAGCTGGAAGGTTTCCTGGAGCAGTCTGCTTCTGGGGAAGGCGGCGGCCGAAAGGGTCGTGGCAAAAAGAAGAAAGCGGGCGCCGACGAAGAATAA
- a CDS encoding flagellar FlbD family protein translates to MIRLTKLNREQFLLNHMQIETIEMIPETKIIMMNHDYYIVRESPEQVVHLIQNYTAKVRDIYREISISDRREV, encoded by the coding sequence ATGATTCGACTCACAAAACTCAACCGAGAACAATTTTTGTTAAACCACATGCAAATCGAAACCATTGAAATGATCCCGGAAACAAAGATTATTATGATGAACCATGATTACTATATCGTACGCGAATCGCCCGAACAGGTCGTGCATCTAATTCAGAATTATACGGCGAAAGTGCGCGATATTTACCGTGAAATTTCGATTTCCGATCGACGGGAAGTCTGA
- a CDS encoding flagellar hook-basal body complex protein, producing the protein MTGSMYAAIAGLQTHMQKMNVIGNNIANANTYGFKPGITSFSESMYTSISNSTAGGAQYGGTNASQIGYGSKVSSIDLNMTGGTYAMTGVPSHLYLNGNGFFLVGQKSDGVTDPNDLTLKRVGNFSLDSDGYLVDAKGNCVYGFMPLGEEDTGAIIEGEWDTTLRPIRLPVSAQSSGDPTKDTIPEGTPLYPHLTDQDDGTAIGYPTDVNGNPVDSENRIDNVNGLNMSVDNNGVVTLTTQDNKSITVGVIAIGSVINPNGLTKESDGYYKAGNNAGDVTVGTCGQVIGENKYLNNDDANGDNQLLTGVGPTQILSGGLEASKTDIATEFADLITTQRGFQANTKIITVTDEMLSDLVSMKR; encoded by the coding sequence ATGACAGGTTCCATGTACGCTGCGATTGCGGGTCTTCAGACCCACATGCAGAAAATGAATGTAATCGGCAACAACATTGCCAACGCAAATACTTATGGCTTTAAGCCCGGCATTACTTCGTTTTCCGAATCCATGTACACGTCGATCAGCAATAGTACGGCTGGCGGCGCGCAGTATGGTGGTACGAACGCTTCTCAGATCGGTTATGGTTCGAAGGTTTCGTCCATTGACCTGAATATGACTGGCGGCACCTATGCCATGACCGGTGTGCCGTCGCATCTTTACTTAAACGGCAACGGCTTTTTCCTAGTTGGGCAGAAGTCGGATGGTGTGACCGACCCGAATGATTTGACATTAAAACGTGTCGGTAATTTTTCGCTGGACTCAGATGGATACCTTGTAGATGCAAAAGGCAACTGTGTCTATGGCTTTATGCCTTTGGGCGAAGAAGACACTGGTGCGATAATCGAAGGTGAGTGGGATACAACCTTGCGTCCGATTCGTTTGCCAGTATCAGCTCAATCTTCGGGTGACCCAACGAAAGATACTATTCCGGAAGGCACACCACTTTATCCACACTTAACGGATCAGGATGACGGTACAGCAATAGGATATCCTACAGATGTGAATGGTAATCCTGTTGATTCGGAGAATCGAATCGATAATGTGAACGGCTTGAATATGAGCGTGGATAATAATGGCGTTGTTACATTGACCACGCAGGACAACAAGAGCATCACAGTCGGTGTCATTGCCATTGGCAGTGTCATTAACCCGAATGGTTTGACTAAAGAAAGTGATGGTTATTATAAGGCCGGTAATAATGCAGGTGATGTTACCGTTGGTACTTGCGGCCAAGTTATTGGTGAAAACAAGTATTTAAATAATGATGATGCGAATGGTGATAATCAGCTTCTGACCGGCGTTGGTCCGACGCAGATCCTGTCGGGCGGCCTGGAAGCATCCAAGACCGATATCGCAACCGAATTTGCCGATCTGATCACCACACAGCGTGGTTTCCAGGCAAACACCAAAATTATCACAGTCACCGATGAAATGCTTTCCGATCTGGTTAGCATGAAGCGCTAA
- a CDS encoding TIGR02530 family flagellar biosynthesis protein, producing MIERLTSHGMVPGPSTGAGQNVAEAGTFGELLRQRMESVGTAQPAAPKVEFSKHAQMRAEERGIEMSADLIDRLSDSAQLAQEKGARNILVFDASRAFIVNVPQNRVVTAISQDEMQNNIFTNIDGAVLLK from the coding sequence ATGATTGAACGCTTAACGAGCCACGGGATGGTTCCCGGTCCCAGCACAGGGGCAGGACAAAACGTTGCGGAAGCTGGTACATTCGGTGAACTGCTGCGGCAGCGAATGGAATCAGTCGGTACTGCACAGCCAGCGGCTCCCAAGGTCGAATTTTCCAAGCATGCACAAATGCGCGCCGAAGAACGCGGCATTGAAATGAGTGCAGACTTGATCGACCGCTTAAGCGATTCGGCTCAGCTCGCACAGGAAAAGGGCGCGAGAAATATTCTGGTGTTCGATGCGAGTCGGGCATTTATCGTCAACGTGCCGCAGAACCGTGTGGTGACGGCCATCTCACAAGATGAAATGCAGAACAACATATTTACTAATATCGACGGCGCTGTTCTTCTAAAATAA
- a CDS encoding flagellar hook capping FlgD N-terminal domain-containing protein encodes MSDLFTPTVARMSSTVMAANANTTTKTTGTTKTDNSGYMQDSSSDNLTLTMEDFLQLMVMQFQNQDIENPASTSDMMNQLISMSTIQAMATMTDAATMSYAASLVGKTVTIGQYEGGSLKEIVGEVTGSATYNGEQVIFVDGKQYYLSDIMAVGKLPEEEEPEEPGEGGDGGEGGEGGTEPPEGGTEGTQKI; translated from the coding sequence ATGAGCGATTTATTTACCCCAACCGTGGCGCGGATGTCTTCGACTGTGATGGCTGCCAATGCCAACACGACCACAAAAACCACTGGTACTACCAAAACCGACAACAGCGGGTATATGCAAGACAGCAGTTCGGATAATTTGACGCTGACTATGGAGGACTTTCTCCAACTTATGGTCATGCAGTTTCAAAATCAGGATATTGAAAATCCCGCTTCGACCAGTGACATGATGAATCAGCTGATCTCCATGTCGACGATTCAGGCTATGGCAACCATGACCGATGCCGCAACGATGAGTTATGCTGCATCTTTGGTTGGCAAGACCGTAACCATTGGTCAGTATGAAGGTGGTTCGCTGAAAGAGATCGTGGGCGAAGTGACCGGATCGGCAACCTATAACGGCGAGCAGGTCATTTTTGTCGACGGCAAGCAGTATTATCTCAGTGATATTATGGCAGTTGGTAAATTGCCGGAAGAAGAAGAACCCGAAGAGCCGGGTGAAGGCGGCGATGGCGGCGAAGGCGGCGAAGGCGGTACCGAGCCACCCGAAGGTGGAACGGAGGGCACTCAAAAGATATGA
- a CDS encoding flagellar hook-length control protein FliK: MDTQTISLLMQLMQRNDVMQSQGNRKDQDSTFEDMLNQKREDVSNKKDTTSNQTPAKDTQVQEKPEQPETPKVPGQEQDVTNAQQLLAAMMSQQPTPQVIEVQPDVAAVQTPLVQNVAQTVVAQTVVETTMPGQTAPQTQAAQTANVEMPTLTEVQPQTNATAVPAQSQQQTVTPQVQTATETQQPQTATAQETVVTELKAPQEQESGQNKEPVVVANAGEQPLFQDVESVPVKVGDATQTLDTTANVDKQLADTIQAELKTVGDKVQVQLKPEHLGQITIELTQHGDKLGVVIYAENSKTVSLLAQHAGSLGVLMEDRTGQNVNIQVQQQEQQQQPQYDGHNQQQSRQEERQQPQRKEEQDNFMNQLRLGLFQLETV, from the coding sequence GTGGATACACAGACCATTTCGTTGCTGATGCAGCTGATGCAGCGGAACGATGTGATGCAGAGTCAGGGCAACCGGAAGGATCAGGACAGCACCTTTGAGGACATGCTGAACCAGAAGCGGGAGGACGTTTCGAACAAAAAGGATACGACTTCCAACCAGACGCCGGCAAAGGATACCCAGGTGCAGGAAAAGCCTGAGCAGCCGGAAACCCCCAAGGTACCCGGACAAGAGCAGGACGTGACCAATGCCCAGCAGCTTTTGGCCGCCATGATGTCGCAGCAGCCGACCCCGCAAGTGATCGAGGTCCAGCCGGATGTCGCAGCCGTGCAAACGCCTCTGGTGCAGAATGTTGCACAGACCGTTGTCGCACAGACCGTAGTCGAAACGACCATGCCGGGTCAGACAGCTCCGCAGACACAGGCCGCACAGACTGCCAATGTGGAAATGCCGACCTTGACTGAGGTGCAGCCGCAGACCAATGCAACCGCAGTTCCGGCACAGTCGCAGCAGCAGACCGTAACACCGCAGGTACAAACCGCAACCGAAACCCAGCAGCCCCAGACCGCGACCGCACAGGAGACTGTTGTAACTGAGCTGAAAGCTCCGCAGGAACAGGAATCTGGGCAGAACAAGGAGCCGGTGGTTGTCGCCAATGCGGGAGAGCAGCCGCTTTTCCAGGATGTTGAGTCGGTACCGGTGAAGGTTGGCGATGCGACGCAGACCCTGGATACGACCGCGAATGTGGATAAGCAGCTGGCAGATACCATCCAGGCCGAACTCAAGACCGTCGGGGATAAGGTGCAGGTACAGCTCAAGCCCGAACACTTGGGTCAAATCACCATCGAGCTGACGCAGCATGGGGATAAGCTGGGTGTAGTCATCTATGCGGAAAACTCCAAAACCGTTTCGCTCCTTGCACAGCATGCCGGTAGCTTGGGCGTCCTGATGGAAGACCGTACCGGTCAGAATGTCAACATTCAGGTGCAGCAGCAGGAGCAGCAGCAACAGCCGCAATATGATGGACACAATCAGCAGCAGTCCCGGCAGGAGGAGCGTCAGCAGCCCCAGCGCAAAGAAGAGCAGGATAACTTCATGAACCAGCTCCGCTTGGGTTTGTTCCAGCTTGAAACAGTTTGA
- the fliJ gene encoding flagellar export protein FliJ, with the protein MKKFRFSMETVLHYREQLLDALRIEHAAALARVREQEAKVDALQNEFETVNQEYRRRKCEGMTIADAFGFDVMLRAQEREIQKAQQVLDNYRKDEEAKRNEVIAAKTDKATIEKLKEKKLELYRKSVQKSEEQFIDEFVSTARVMAKASSY; encoded by the coding sequence ATGAAGAAGTTTCGATTTTCAATGGAAACGGTGCTGCATTATCGCGAACAGCTTCTCGATGCTCTGCGAATTGAGCACGCGGCTGCTTTGGCCCGTGTGCGCGAGCAGGAAGCCAAGGTGGATGCTCTGCAAAACGAGTTTGAAACCGTGAATCAGGAATACCGCCGGCGTAAATGCGAAGGCATGACCATTGCCGATGCCTTTGGTTTTGACGTGATGCTGCGTGCGCAGGAGCGCGAAATCCAAAAAGCGCAGCAGGTGCTTGACAACTACCGCAAGGATGAAGAAGCCAAGCGCAATGAAGTGATCGCGGCCAAGACCGATAAGGCGACGATCGAAAAGCTCAAAGAAAAGAAATTGGAACTCTACCGCAAGTCCGTACAGAAAAGTGAAGAACAATTTATCGATGAATTTGTGTCGACGGCCCGCGTGATGGCCAAGGCATCGTCCTATTGA
- the fliI gene encoding flagellar protein export ATPase FliI, with translation MFEQVIQQIKDGDMLSRTGKIENIVGMSIESSGGRGAIGDICRIYSAESNSQVLAEVVGFKSDRMLLMPYQNMNGLAPGSFVRNTGRRLRLQVGDFLRGRIINAMGKPIDGLAPFPEGDSYYVDSPYINPLTRPPIRERVDFGVRAIDSTLTIGKGQRIGIFAGSGVGKSTLMGMIAKNVKTDINVIALVGERGREVLEFVQKDLGEEGMRRSVLVVATSDQPAMLRMKCPSVATAIAEYFRDQGLDVLLMMDSLTRFAMAQREIGLAVGEPPVARGYTPSIYAELPKLLERSGNFERGSITGVYTVLVEGDDTNEPIADTVRGILDGHIVLSRKLANANHFPAIDVSASISRLMTEIVSPEHMKLAGKLRDILSIYEKNEDLLAIGAYKAGTNPRLDYAISKIDRINEFLMQGIKESFTYDQSLEMLEKILR, from the coding sequence ATGTTCGAGCAGGTAATCCAACAAATCAAAGACGGCGATATGCTCAGCCGCACCGGCAAGATCGAAAACATCGTTGGCATGTCGATCGAGTCGTCCGGTGGCCGCGGGGCGATCGGCGACATCTGCCGCATCTATTCGGCGGAGTCGAACAGTCAGGTGCTGGCCGAAGTGGTGGGCTTTAAAAGTGACCGCATGCTTTTGATGCCATATCAAAATATGAATGGTCTGGCTCCCGGCAGTTTTGTACGCAATACAGGACGGCGCTTGCGGCTGCAAGTGGGGGATTTCCTCCGCGGCCGCATCATCAACGCTATGGGCAAACCAATCGACGGTTTGGCCCCCTTTCCCGAAGGGGACAGCTACTATGTAGACAGTCCCTATATCAACCCGCTGACGCGCCCGCCGATCCGGGAGCGTGTGGATTTTGGCGTCCGTGCCATCGATTCCACCCTCACCATTGGCAAGGGACAACGTATCGGCATCTTCGCCGGTTCCGGTGTCGGCAAGTCCACGCTCATGGGCATGATCGCCAAGAACGTAAAGACGGATATCAACGTCATTGCGCTGGTGGGCGAACGTGGACGCGAAGTGCTCGAATTCGTGCAAAAAGACTTGGGCGAAGAGGGCATGCGCCGCTCGGTTCTGGTAGTAGCAACATCCGACCAGCCTGCGATGCTGCGGATGAAATGTCCATCGGTTGCAACCGCGATTGCCGAATATTTCCGCGATCAGGGGCTGGATGTTCTGCTGATGATGGACTCGCTGACACGTTTTGCCATGGCGCAGCGCGAAATCGGCCTGGCGGTTGGGGAACCGCCGGTCGCCCGCGGTTATACACCTTCGATCTACGCCGAATTGCCCAAGCTGCTCGAACGCAGCGGCAATTTTGAACGCGGCTCGATCACCGGTGTGTACACCGTGCTGGTAGAAGGTGATGATACAAACGAACCGATCGCCGATACCGTACGCGGTATTTTGGACGGGCATATCGTCCTATCGCGTAAACTGGCAAATGCCAACCATTTTCCTGCGATTGATGTATCGGCCAGCATTTCTCGTCTGATGACCGAGATTGTTTCGCCCGAGCATATGAAACTCGCAGGCAAGCTACGCGATATTTTGAGTATCTATGAAAAGAACGAAGATCTGCTGGCCATTGGCGCATACAAGGCCGGGACCAATCCCCGACTGGACTATGCGATCTCGAAAATTGACCGGATCAACGAATTCTTGATGCAAGGCATCAAAGAATCTTTTACCTACGATCAAAGCCTGGAAATGTTGGAAAAGATTTTGCGATGA
- a CDS encoding FliH/SctL family protein encodes MRSLSSILKYFVKPKAEEYKMPDAEQVASQLEEMVRMKESIPYTGEQTPPMEEFEEETTPSSPEEPRAGVSEGSVTFARVQADALLQQAREQAEQMIEQAKLAAEAEVAQIHQHAAEEGYNQGYAEGRAKGEQEAIAATKEAAEKAIGDVKRFLEQAASIRDHSIDQLCGELLDVAVTVAEKVIHVSLKSSDEIIKRMILSATEKLKRREWVQIYVADCDIKGVSQSDPMLAAALSSLSDHIKIVPMREAEAGTCIVEMPDEIIDASASTQLENIRSVIRENTR; translated from the coding sequence ATGAGATCATTGTCTAGTATCCTGAAGTATTTTGTAAAACCCAAGGCAGAAGAATACAAGATGCCAGACGCCGAGCAGGTCGCAAGCCAGCTCGAAGAAATGGTCCGCATGAAAGAAAGCATTCCCTATACCGGGGAACAGACCCCGCCTATGGAGGAGTTCGAAGAAGAAACCACACCATCATCGCCCGAGGAGCCCCGTGCCGGGGTCTCCGAAGGTTCTGTGACCTTTGCCCGTGTCCAGGCCGATGCCCTGCTTCAGCAGGCACGGGAACAGGCTGAGCAGATGATCGAACAAGCCAAACTGGCCGCAGAAGCCGAAGTGGCACAGATCCATCAGCATGCAGCCGAAGAAGGATATAACCAAGGCTATGCCGAAGGGCGTGCCAAGGGCGAACAGGAGGCCATTGCGGCCACGAAGGAAGCGGCCGAAAAGGCCATCGGGGATGTGAAGCGCTTTTTGGAACAGGCCGCTTCCATCCGCGATCACTCGATCGACCAGCTGTGCGGCGAACTGCTGGATGTAGCGGTCACAGTGGCCGAAAAGGTCATCCATGTTAGCCTGAAAAGCAGCGATGAGATCATCAAACGAATGATCCTGTCGGCGACCGAGAAACTGAAACGGCGCGAATGGGTGCAAATTTATGTCGCTGACTGCGACATCAAAGGCGTATCCCAAAGCGATCCGATGCTGGCGGCAGCTCTGTCGAGCCTGTCCGACCATATTAAAATCGTGCCGATGCGCGAAGCAGAGGCCGGCACTTGCATCGTCGAGATGCCGGATGAAATCATCGATGCAAGCGCATCCACACAGCTGGAAAACATCCGTTCCGTGATTCGTGAGAACACACGATAA